The Setaria viridis chromosome 9, Setaria_viridis_v4.0, whole genome shotgun sequence sequence CAAAAATATAAGGCCCCTGCTCCTTGCCATTTCATGCTGTAAAGTAGTTAATACTTAAGATGAGTTCTTTTAGTTATCCATTATAAGAGAGTCCAAGTCTCAATGTTTATGATTACTCTAGACCAATGGGTTGGCAACCAGGTGTGCTAGGTTGATAAATGAGAATTCATGTCTTGTTACTTAGTTCTGCTTCCATTATATGTTGCAGGTTGGTGAGGATTTATCAGAAGGTGAGGCTGATGTTTTGCAACAATATGGCTGGATAAGAAACACTGGGCTAGGCACGATGGTCAACTACCGCGATCGTGTGGTCCATGACAGGTGGATGGAGAGAAGCGTCGTTGATTGGAAGGCGAAGATAGGGAAGCTTCTGATGAGTggttatgctgagggccaatcAATCACAATTCATGGTCCGAAGAACGTAGCGGATCTGTTGGAAGCTACTGGGGATGCTGAGGTTGATATAAAGTTGGAGGATCCTTTTTGAGAGATCTGTTGTATATAGGTACAACATGTACTTGGTAGTTTGTTGTACGTAGTGCTGAATGCATCCAAATAAACTTTGGGCTGTAAAAAAGTAGACTTGTAACTTTCACCAAGTTATTTTTATCTGACCTTGACTAGTGATGGGGGGTAGCCTATTCATGTGCACCTCTGTAGTTTGGTGCATAGTGATATTTATAACAGTTGTTGCCAGGCCGGTTTAGGCTGGTTGAATATACTTGGGTGGGTTATAGTGGTATGGAGTACGGAGGTCCCTGAATATTTGTACATTGTATCTGATGTATTTGTGTATTTGTAAACTGAATTCATTCGTGAGTAGTTTTTCCAGGAAGTTGCAGTTTTGTAGCTGTCAAGCTAATGTAGGTTGCTGGTTCTACTCCGTAGGAGTTTTCTGGATAACCTACAGCACTACAACGATGGATTTGTCTAGCGTATCACTTATATTTTCATCAGAGGAGTATGTCGAAATAGAAGGAAATTTTAATTTTAAGCCCATTATGTTATGTCTGCAAAAGTACACATTGTACAGGTCGAGTATTTTCTTCAAAAGACTTACTAGTTGGACAAGAGATTCCTGCAGTCTGCTAATCTTGATATGGTGAAGAGCATCGTATCCGAACAACATCAGCTCTGTCAAGATCATACCTGAATTTGTGACTAAACACTACTCGTTTGGGGAATCAACTAGTGCGCCTCAACACTACAAACTGTTTAAACCTTCATGCGATGAGTTCAAAATTGAAAGAGAAAAACATAACTGCAGGAATTTATATTTTGAATGTTATTCCGGCAGCAGTGTAACATCTCAATTCTGAAGAAATCAATGGCCCGCCCTGCCTTTGAGGATCTTGGAAACGGCCCGAATAGTCGAAGGCGTGGTACGGCAGCATCCTCCGATGAGGCTGGCCCCGGCCTCATGCCATCTCTTCGCGAGCGCGTCGAAGCTCTTGTGACCCAAGCACTCGGCCGGCTGCCATGCCATGCACACAGAGTCAGTTGGCGAGCAAAGCTGCAGGTTTTTGTTCAGGAGAAGGCGCAAAAATGTGATGTCCACTCACCAGCCACCTCTTTGCTATCCCGTCCCAGACCTCTCCGCTGTTTGGGTAAACAGCAATCGCTTTCTTCGTTTGCTGATGTAAACAGGAGGGATAACGGGTTAAACAGAAGCATCAAGCATATATAACGTCATCATGTCCAGACAACTGAAAAACCGGCATGAAAAAAGGTCAGAAAGGAACTGCTTCGCAGAGAGGAGCTTGCGGACCTTCCTGAACTCGCATATGATGCCCTCGATGAATTGAGGAGGAGTGCAGTTCACTCCTACAACAGCAACCTTCTCGCTTGCGTTCAGGATCTGAAGGCAGTCTGCAAAGCTTTCCCCAGAGCACAGGTGCTTGCCATCCACGGAGCTGAAGCAGATCCAAGATGGAACCTGGATGTTCTCCTCCTCTAGAAGCTCAACCAATGCCTACACGCGAAAGGGTTATTCATTTTCAGTCTGGGACGTGTTGAACCTCATCTCAATCTGCGTTTCTTGAACAACAAACAGCAATTCATTTCACATAGGGGTTCTGATTCGGAATGGACCTGTGCCTCCATTTTGTTGGGAATGGCCTCGAATGCAATCAGGTCAGGGCCGGCACCTGCAAGGACCTGCAGCCTGCGCCTGTGGAAGTCCTTCAGTTTCTCGGTTGTGATGTCAGCTCCATATGATCCACTGTAAGATCCAAGATGTGAGCATCACCAATTGTACATTAAGATAACATAACATGCCCTAGAATGTGCGACTAGATATCATGAAAATACATAAAAATTCCTAAAGATACTTCATCGTTAATATGCTCATTTTACCTGTACTCTGATCCATCAGCAAGATAGGCTCCATAGCTTCCGATGGATGCAGCGACTAGGGCACGGTTGTAAATAGGCTTCGACTTCCTCAGTGTAGACTTCCAGAATTCATCCCGTGCTTCCAGGGCCAGTTTTACACTTGTTTGCAGCAAATCTTCTGCCTCGTCCAGAGTCATTCCTCTAGCAAGGAATCCCGGGATAGTTGCCTGCAGGGAAAGATAGATGAATTCCCACACTCGTAACCTCTGATCCTCTATAAAATGAAACATGAAACAGACAATTTTTTCAAGCTACTGATGTCAACATGAAAGATGAAAGGCAACCATGAACCTCCAGAATCTGGTCTATGTCTTGTCTTCTATAGTTCTGATGAAGATGAAAGCCAGAAGGTACCTGGTAGGATGATGAAATGATGACGTCCGCACCTGCTTCAAGGTACTGCATATGAACCTGCAAATGTACATTAGAAAGGAACGATGTCAACATGGTGGCGTTACAAAAGCTTGAATACCACATGGTGGCGTTACAAAAGCTTAAATACCAACGGCCTATCGGCTAGTGTTTCAAATTGGATTGCAATTCAGAATTTCTGGTGTGTTCACTACACATGGTAACAATTGTTTGCACAAGATTACAATTCTGAATTTCTGGTGATATATAATGTCCACGTTTGCATACAGGCAATAATTCTTTTTAATATAGTGATAGCTTTCCTGCATGTtcgagggaaaaaaaacatgcataCATAAAGTGTTGAAACAGATGCCCCTCCTGCTAATTTTAAGGAAAACAAAGGAAGTCTAAGGCGGAATGTTCACACAGAGAATGGTCTATGTGGTTGGTATCCGTCCAAAACAGAAAATAAAAGAGTAAAAGATAGGGGAATTCTTGTGCTGGTCACCAGTCACCAACCGTCCCCGAAGGAGCCGAGAATTCAACCTCTGCCACCCTTGACTTGGTTCATCTGACCTAAGCAACAGGCTCGTAGACAGAACTTTTTGAAACTAACTACCCCCATAAAAAAGACTTTAGCAGAATATATACATTTCGAGGATACCTAGATTGCTTTTTTGGAAGAAACTAACTTTTGTTTAAGAAACAGGATACTTAGATTGCTATTGGGCGAAGGATTGAATTTGCCTAAACAATGCATGCATTGTCACATACAGGCATATAGCGCAATGATTATTTATTTCCCACggtgaaaagaaaaatactttTATCTGCTGTGGCATTGCATCGAGCATGTGACGGGTGCATCATGTGCAGTGTCCATTACCCGTCGCAACTCGCAGGTGCGCAATGCAAGCAAGCGGTGGCGTGGCTGGATGCTCGCCAGCTGTTGCCGTGGTGAGCTAGTAGAATCTACTACGCGCATGCCGGCACGTCGGCGGGGCGGCCAGGGCagttacctccttgacgaggtGCGGCCTGGCGATGAGGCAAGCGGCGCTCCAGAGCGGGTCGTTGATGTCGGCGCCGAGCGCCTCCAGCTGCGTGGCGAAGCCGCCGTCGATCACCACGCACCCGCCCGCCTTCGCCACGAGCTCCTCCACCGCGCCCATCTCCCGCAGATTCACGCGCAGCTATACGCAGGACGCAGAGCAGCCGACGGAGACCTGTAACGGCGACGCGATCAACTGAGGAGCGGGTAGGAGGTGGAGAGATTTATAGGTGAGATTGAGATGAGAATGCGATGGCAGATTTTGGGTAGGTAAAGGACGACTAAATTTGGCAGCAAGCCAAGCAATCCAACAGGCGAACGAGATTACCAATACCAACGAACGCGGACGGGTTCCTGGGGTAGGTGCGCTCGCAGGTCAGCTTTGATGTCCAGGACCACGAATCCACGATGGTTTTGCTTCAAGTTTGAATTGAACCAGCGCAGCGCAAATGCGTAGTAACGCTAACAGATATAGGCGTAGCACGGAGTTAAGGGCCATCAAATGTAGTATGtccttttttcaaaaaaaaaaagtctgccTGATGCGATCTGCTGTATTTCCATGTGAGGCAGCACAACAGAGAAGACCCTGTCTGCCTTTGTGCATTCAATCATTCGATGCTTCCATCTACTGCTACGACTTGAATTTGTAGAAAAGATTATGGGACACCGTTTTTTTTATTGGGTTCAGGAATCTTAGTCAGATGCAGACAGCAAGAATTGAGCCTCCGGAGTTTGAAAATTCCTGCTGCAAGTGCAGCCGGGCCAATGTTTTCAAGAAGAATGTCCCGTCTGGTTCCCTACactcctatcacatcgaatgtttaatactaattagaatatagactatttacaaaactcattgcacagatggagcctaattcgcgagatgaatctattaagcctaattagtccatgatttgacaatgtgctgctccagtaaccatttgttaatgatagattaattaggcttaatagattcatctcgcgaattatcctccatctgtgtaattagttttataattaacttatatttagtccttctaattatcCTCCGAAGATTCGATACGATACGAACTAATAGCTTAATCAACTAAACACCTGCTTAGACGTGACGCGTTGGACCGACGACGAGTTCAGTCCACTCCAAGAATTGGGCGCGGTGCAACCACCAAAGAGTGAAGGGTTGGTAATCGGTTCATTCCACACTACGAATCGGGCAACGCTCAACTGAACCTACCCCTAGAACAACGAGCCCACGAGACAGTCGGAACTCGGAACTTTCAGTTCTCTCTTGGGTTGGACTTAAAAGTTTTCAGCAGGCATGGACTTTGGACCAACAACAAAGTCCTGTTTTGGTTGGACTTTGCTTCGGCCTTTCTCTTTAGGCCGGAAATGGAAGATCGAATATATACCCAAACCAACTGGGCCGAAACGTCTCGGACCCATTATGCCAATAGGCCCGCCTCCCGTCCCTGCCAAATTGCCAACACCACCACCTGCCCAACCACTCTGCCGTGCCAAGCGCAGGACAAGAAATTCTCACGTGCGGAACGCCgagaaccgccgccgccgatccgatCCCAACGCCCCCCATCCCCCAACAGCGGTGCGGTTACACGCACGTCATCCGTCGGCGACGACTCCACGGGCCGCGGCTGCGGAAACGTGCCGGAACGGCCGTCGTACGTCGTCGTCTCTCACCCGTGCGCGCCGCGCGTCGGCAACTGCGGAACACGCCGGGCCTTTTGCTTCCGTGTGCCGTagatccgccgcgccgcccccgctgcAGCCGCGAACATagaccggccggcggccgcctgcCGAGATCAGCAGCGACGGACAACGGCGGCAGAAAACCACGAGTGCAGATGACGTACGTGGTGATGATTCTAACCGCGAACGGAAAGACAATGAAGCGGTTGAGTACGCGGCCGTTCCAGATCTCGAATCAGAATTGCTCTCTTCCAGTCGGCCGGCCACGAGCTGACAAACTTTCGGCGTCGGCGCATGTCACGGCGCAATGGCGAGGCTGTTGCCACTGCCGCCGTCGCATCTCGCAATGAAGAGGCCCCCAACGCCCAACCGCACCTTGGACGAAGCGAAACGCACAACAGCGACCCTTGACCCTTCTTCCTTCGCTGCCGGTCGCTCGACGAGTCGTTCCTGCTCCTGCCGGGCCTGTTCGTGGGTCGTTCGTTCGTTGACCTGCACCATAAATTCTGCCAGCGGGGACGCGATGTGATGGAGCCCCGAACCGATCGATCGCTGCGGCTTGACTGGTGCTTGTCAAACCCAGCCAGCgcaccctccgcctccgcggcgagCAAATGCGCCCGTCGTCTGTGTTGCGTCCATGCCCATCGGTTGGTGAGGTTTCCCGCTCCTTCGTTCAGGTCAGGCCCCACCACGCAAAACCTTTGTTTGCCTTGCCCCATGCTCACTCGAGAACTATACGCGCAAGCCtattgaaaaagaaaagtgaGCTAGCAGGAGCTTAATCGTAACGTGGGCGTAATTCCTCCACTTTGAAGTGGGAGGTGAAGCCGTGAAGGTATTCAGAAACCCAAAGGACAAGCATCGACGACCTAGCATTTGCACTGAAATCACTCCTGCAAGATTCTTTTAGACTTCTGCAAGATTCTTCCAGAGTCACTTGTGATAGTCGTATTTGTGGCCTCAAATTCAGAAGCAACATCGATTGAGGGTAATGAATGAGCCGAGGGGGAGCTAACGATGATCAGTTAATGTGCAGCCCGTAGCAGGTCCGAGTCGGTTTCTATTTCAATTAGGTTTCTGTCCTTATTAATATGCAGTTAGCCATAGCTGCGTtgaggcttcatcgtctccctCAACTGTCATCGCCTCTGAATGACGATGATTAATAAGCATCACAAATCGCAATGCTGAATTTCCTTGGGTGGGCTGGTGGCCATGTCTTGACATATTCGTTAATGGGCCGGCCTCCAAATCTGGTTGACTGGCCCATTGAAACCGCTGACGAGCCGGTAGCCCGCGTACGTACGGCCGAGTTTCCGTTTCCACCCAAAAACCGTCCGTTCTGGCTCCTCGTACTCACGAAACCGGACACGTGACCTCCTCGACCGGAATCCAACCCGGTTTTATCCGACGTGGTGCCACATCATGGCAATAGGACCCACTGTCAGCCTCTATcacttctccttcctccctgcGCTTCTCTTCCCCCACCTGCACGCTTGGCCATCTCGatgctcctccaccgccactcATGGCGGCATGCTGCTTTCTCGATTCTTCTAACCCGCTTTGAGCTGCAACCTAGGCGGCTGGTCCTGCAAGTGCCAGCGGCGGCAACAACAATTGAcgcgggagcggcggcaacAACAATTGACGCGGGAGGAATGCTCGGCCCCATCTCGAAGCTCACGGCATACTAGGTACTACGAGGTTCGTCCGTCACAGTCGATGCCCCAGGCACATTGGCGACTCGAGCTACTCCGGGGACACGTCAACGTATCCGACTTGATGTTGGCTAGTCATTAGCTCCTAGCTCGGCCCaacggcgggcggcgagctgCTGTTGCATGTGCGATTCGGTGAGATGCAACAATGCTAGTTGGTGAAATTGGATCAGCTGCTGGTTGCTTGACGATTGAAGTTGAGGGAGAGCTACGTGCTTGTGTTAGACGGATTCAGGGGAGAGGAGTGGCATGGGGGACATGCTTCGGTGGATTTGATTTGAAGAGATTGGTGAATTTCTTGCTTACTGAGATGAACAGATCGAGGAAAGAGTTGGACATTGGTGCATTGACGAAAGGAAATTGGAACTTGGGATGCTAGCGTGCTTTCGGATACTTGTACGAGCAGCATCGCTCAGGCTCTCCCGACGTCGTCCGGGACATCAGCGCCGACCACCATGAGAGCCTCCCGTGTCTCTTCCTGTTCAAGAGGAGGGTTCCGACACGCGTTGCTGCGTTGGATCCTCTTCTCACTCAGGTACGCCTACCTCGGCCTTGGCCTGAGGGAGATTAGCCGCGCGTCCGCGCAGTGTGCTCCAGCCGGGCCGTTAACTCGGCGGGAGAGTTCGTCAAATCGGGTGGGGcgcggcaagcggcggcgcaACGCCGGAGGAGCGGCGCATGTGGGATCTGAGGGGTAGGCGCGTGGGGCACGCCGGTAGCATTGCCACTGCCGCCGCGGGAGCGCCGGTGTGAGCTACTGGgtggagggggagagagaagacGGGAAGAGAAATACAAGAAGAGGATAAAGGCTGACACGTGGGTCCACCGTACTATTGCCACGTAGTAAGAATGATGTGGCGCCACGTCGGACAAAATCAGATTTGATTCGGATAGAGGAGATCATATGTCTGGTTTTTAGGGGTCAAAATGGACGGTTTTTCGAGTCTAGGGTGGAAACGCGGACTCGACTCTTCCTTAAGTAAATAGGACTTTTTTCCGTATAAAATGTGGTGGAAAGCTCTTGTCATCGGCCACAAGGCGAGAGAGATTGCTTTGCGTGTGTACGCGAGGGCCTATCGGCCGGTCTAGGTCGGCTCACCTGCACGCGATGATTACTGGACATCTTAAAGACGGATTAGGAAACGGTTGGTTGAACAGTTGGGTCTAACCGCGGCAACATCATCTATTCTATCCAGCTGACGCGCGCTAGCTCTTCGAAAGCGACGCCGTGAGTTGAGACCGATCGACCTAGTCGAtagatttgttttcttttttgaaggAAAGTCGATAGATTTGTTTTAATTTGATCAGTGTTTGTTTTCTCTGAACAACGATTGATGATTAGTGTTTATTTTGTGTACTGATCCATATGGAGTGTAGAGCCGTACGTCGATTCCGTTCTGGTTAGCTGCATCGTCATGCAGTTCGTAAGTGCTCAGCTACCGGAAGCAATGCAGGGCCATCAGGTCTGGAAGGCATCGTTTTCCTGATGTCCTCGTGCGTACGGACGGTGGTACTCCTAATAAGTCCAGTTTATGAgtacttcagagttcagatgcGGAGATCTTGAAATACAGGTAGCTGTATAAGTCttgagaaaaggaaaacattGAATACTGTACGTACCAGCCTTTGACGTAGAACTCCTCGTACGAACATATGTGTTTATAGTCAGATGACGAGGTAAGATCGAGAGAGTGAGCGAGCTATGGCACTTGTATTATCTCTAGCTACTAACCGTTTTGGAACCAGATGCCGCTGTTAATTGTGTTTGCACGGTAAGATGATCACCAGCCGGGGTCTCCCAAGAGCCAAGGCTATATACCATGTCAGCCTGTGAcccatgttcttttttttttgggtacgAAATCTGATCGGTAAAATGACTCAACCACAACTATACATATATCTATAGCTAGCTATAGCCCGGCCTACTaggtgagaaaaaaaaacaaacatctCTCGTACGAATTGAACAACTGGTGCACACTACGATCGACCAGAACCATCACATGCTGAAAGCGAAGCTCTACAACAGATACACACTC is a genomic window containing:
- the LOC117838198 gene encoding homocysteine S-methyltransferase 1; translation: MGAVEELVAKAGGCVVIDGGFATQLEALGADINDPLWSAACLIARPHLVKEVHMQYLEAGADVIISSSYQATIPGFLARGMTLDEAEDLLQTSVKLALEARDEFWKSTLRKSKPIYNRALVAASIGSYGAYLADGSEYSGSYGADITTEKLKDFHRRRLQVLAGAGPDLIAFEAIPNKMEAQALVELLEEENIQVPSWICFSSVDGKHLCSGESFADCLQILNASEKVAVVGVNCTPPQFIEGIICEFRKQTKKAIAVYPNSGEVWDGIAKRWLPAECLGHKSFDALAKRWHEAGASLIGGCCRTTPSTIRAVSKILKGRAGH